The window ggcatggcgcctgcttaagagtctctctctccctctgcccctctccccatttgtgcactctctccgtaaaataaaataaattataaaaagagctactgagggatgcctggctggctcagccaatTAGAGCATGTGACGCTtgacctcagggtcctgagttcaagccccactttgggtgtagagcttactttttaaaaaaataaaaatggttgtatttaaaaatatatataaaaagagctATTGAGGGTCACATATCGTAGCATGAATTCGTATAAACCGGGGCTCCAAAACAACACCCACAGAGGTCAAGTAGGTAACAAAATTGAGGGAGAGGGGCCAGGTTGTGGAGACCAGGCAGGAGGCTGGTGAATGACGAGTGTCTTGTCTGAAAAGGGCTGGCCTGGCCCAATGGCAGTATAGGAACCTCAGTGCCACATCTTCCTCATGTCACgagaagccagaaatccagaCTCTTATGAGAAATGTTCcgatttttaaatctctaagaATTCACTTCCTTCGCTGCTCTCCACAAGCCCTGATGTGGAAAAGAGCTTTTTAACGTAATGCAAAATCAGTGTaggattttttaatttcaaaatatgaagtAAGTGAAGACATCTTCTTTTATTGAATAGCAGAGAGTATCattaagaagataaaatgaagCACTTTGATCTAAAATTTCAAGTTCACAAAAACATAAAGTACTTTATTTATTCTAACCCAGCAGGATATATGCCCAAATGTGATCATCAGACATGAAACTGAGTGGCACGTAAGATATGTACTATTCGGTGATTATAACCCAATAGATGGACTTTGAACGCCACAGttattattaacataaaaaatttcaGTGTGGACTACTAAATAATTAGTACCGTCAATGTGGTAAATACATTAAATTACAAATCTTTACATTTGTACAggactcattttacaaataaatgttttaagactCAGCTGTCCAACTTTCATTTAAACACTAAATGCTGTTGAACAAAAAGTCTGCAATAAATATTCCCTCGGGTGGGTGCGGGAAATGCTTTTACATAAGATCTGTTTACAATGAATAtctgagtaaatatttaaaattttaaactccaTGTGGTTACTGAAATCTTGTATTCTGAAAAAGctcttatattttaaacaaaatttaattattaatttaaaaagtaactcttCTCGCGATGCTAACGTTATTCTTGGTTAGGTTTCTCCCAAAATCGTAAATGGGTTGCTCACTGTCCCTTCAGGTTGCttagttgttaattttttttttttaagagaacctTCAATAATTACTATCAGGTATTTTACTTtgcttatttatgtatatatttgtactaAGACTCACTAAACAACTCAAAAGAACATGTAGGCCTTTCCTAAACATTATAGCTGAGTTGTCTAATTAATACATTTTCAGCCAATTTGCAACTGTAAATTGATCTGGTGCctattttgaataaaagcagCATAAGTTGAAATGTAATAATCACCACGTTTTCAAGGCCAGAAAGCAATTCTCTTAACGCACCCGTTCTGTGATGGGAGCTGGGAACCTTAAGACTAAGAAGGCGCTGTTTTTTCCTAGCGCATTCCTCCATGACATCGCCGGCTCCCAGGGAAATTTCCCCAGAAATACTTGCAGCAATGGCGACAGCACTCCACCTGTCTGCCGTTGTACGACGGGCTGGATTTATCGCTGTGGCCCGTCAGCTGGAACTGAAGTCCGGGCAGCTCTTCGCAGGCAGCGGGGGCTCCTGCTGGAGTGGGTAAGCGAAGTACTGGGGTGACACCAGGAAACCGGATGGCTGGGTCAGGTGGATGGGGTGGCCCGTGGTGTAAGGTGGAGGCGGGGAGGGCACCAGGCAGCCCGGCTCTGCTCTGGCAAAGGAGAATCTGCGGATGGAGCCCCCGGTGGAGCTGGAGCTGGTGGCCGTGCTGGACTGTCTGGAAGGTGCCCTGAGGCTTGTGGAAGTCAAGATCATGGGCAGGGTCTCCGTCTGATAGCTGCGGAGTGAGAAGCGGATTGGCTGCTGTGAGGGCTCCTTGGGTCTCAAGCAGGTGCAGCAATAAATAGCCACTAAAGAGCCCAGGATGATGAAGGCAATGAAGATAGAGCCAACGATGAGGAAGGGGACGTAGACGGGCtctaaaaggtaaaacaaaagagacacacacaggtgTTTGGACAAGTCTCCCAAACTCCAGGCAcctttgggtggggggggggaggtgagtgACCCAGTATGACCACCGCTGTCAGCCCAGCCTCTCAGAGCTGGTAACCTCTAAAGTGCAAACTGAGATGACCCAATATTCTTGCTCCGAGCAGGGAGGAAGCAAACTGATACTGTAGCCTCTGTTAGCAATTAGACGTTATATTGCACATCTGGAAGTCAGAAGGGACAGAATCTACCCTCCTGTTCATGcactggagggagggaaagtgtGAGTTTTTTGGTTACCAGAACTTCTGGATGTAAACCCAGGTTTTTGGTAGTTTTACCACAGTGGGGCACTGAGGGCTCTGACCCATCTCCGAGGCTGAAAATTCATCTCCCATCCAAGAATCTCCAATCTAAGCAAAGAGAGCCAGGCCTGTAAATGAGCCCTCCATTACGAGACTATGGAAAGAACCACAGAAAGAaatccacggggcgcctgggtggctcagtcggttaaggtctgacttcagctcaggtcatgatctcacaattcatgagtctgagcccctcatccggctctgtgctgacagctcagagcctggagcctgctgcagattctgtgtctccctctctctctctgcccctcccctgctcactctctgtctctctcaaaaataaataaacattaaaaaataaataaaaataggggcgcctggctggctcagtccactaagcgtccgacttcagctcaggtcatgatctcgtggttcgtgagtttgagccccgtgtcgggttctgtgctgacagctcagagtctggagcctgtctcagattctgtgtctccatcactctctgccgctcccccacttgtgttctgtctgtctccctcaaaattaacattaaaaaggttttttaaataaataaaaataaaagttttaaagaactCCATAGTGGGCCCAAACGAACTGTGTCTGTGACTGCATCTTAAATGGTCATCTCTGGACACTTCTTCCTGGAAATGATTTGGGATGCCCACCCCAGCTGCCACACCTCTTCCCCTCAATTTCCACCCAAACTATGGGAACGTCTGGCCAACCTTAGAGCATGAGGTAGCTCTTGGTGTTGGTGGCCCCAACTTTCCATGAGGGCATCCCTCCGTCAGAGCAAacccatttccttctctctgtgcacGGCAGACATAAAATCTCCTACCCCTGAGGCACCTTTGGGACATTCTCCAAGTGTCTCTCCTGTGTGATAGGGCCACCTCTGGATGCAGCCTCCAGCTTAGAAGTAGAACCAAGAAAACCTGCATTAAACTAAGACCCTACTGTGTGCCTGACTCTTACTTATGACCTGATTCAGCTCTCCTGGACACTCGGTGAGGAAGGCATGGTACTCTCTGTTCTCCAGATGTGGCAATATACTCATGTTTGACCTTCCCAAAGACACACAAGCAGTGATGGACAGGGAACGATCAACCCCGAGGGTTGGGGGTTCCTCGGTGTAAGCTCTACCTCTACCGCCCCTTCTGCCATGTTTAGTAGCACCctgtggaaggggaggggagcgTGACTGACCAGCCACTTACTCCCCCACTGTTCTAAACATCCATACACTCACTTAATTCAGTTTGTCTCCTCTGAGAGCAATATgtgcatttaaaagttttttttctttaacgtttatttttgagaggagagaggggagagggggcagagagggagacacagaatccgaagcaggctccaggctctgagctgtcagcacagagcccgatgctgggctggaacccaccaaccttgagatgggaggcttaacccaccgagccactcaggcgccccagcaataCATGCATTTCAGAGCTGAGAAGAGGCCCAGAGagttaagtcacttgctcaagTGACCCAGCTGGCAAGAGGCAGTCACAGGCCAAGGTCCCTTAGATTTTGGCTAACCGCACCTCAGTGAGTGTGGATGCTGCCCTCTCTCCTGCTGGCCTGGGCAACACCGCGGAGCCTGGAGGCCCAGGACGGAATCCCCGATGCAGACTGCGCTCTTAAAGTCTGTGCAGAAAGCAAATGGGTCCCCCAGGGTGAGTGGAGGAAAGCCAGGGGAAcgagtctgtattttttttttttaacacaccaGGATGGCCTTGAGTTCTCTGCTTTCCCCCCAGCATCTTCTCTCCAGAAACCAATTCCCCAATCCACAAGAAGTTAAAGTCCTTGAGAGTATAATGGGGTTCTAAGACAAACCAGGGTCTGCTTTTCCTCTGGGTCCTTACTCTCTCTGCGGGCGGGGTTGGGGCGGAGTGGGGGGACTTCGGGCACCATTAATTCTTTCCCGGGGAACTTCTGGTGCCCGCTTCAGACCTCTGCTGTGGCGTTCTGGGGTGTCACCCATTCTTAGCTCCGCCCGCTCCCCGGGTTTCCACCGGTAAAACCATCGCCTCAAGCTCCAACGGGTTTCCCAGACGTTCCCATTCAGGTGgaaagctttattttctttctctttttttttttttttttttttaaggtgtaaaGTTCCTCTGCTGGGGTCTTGATTTATTCCGCTCTGAAGTGAGCGGAAATTTGACCCGTGTTTTCCGACAGGAGAATAGGGGGCGGGCAGCCCCTGCGACCCTGGTTTCTAAATCTCCACCTCGAGGACCTGGGCATTTCTGAAAGGCGTGACAATAGGGGGTGGGTCGGAGAGGGTAATTCGATgcagagaaatgaaaggaagtCGGGAGAACGAGACACA is drawn from Panthera leo isolate Ple1 chromosome B1, P.leo_Ple1_pat1.1, whole genome shotgun sequence and contains these coding sequences:
- the SHISA3 gene encoding protein shisa-3 homolog, giving the protein MGALLALWLLLGWLRWSPAGAQQSGEYCHGWVDVQGNYHEGFQCPEDFDTPDATICCGSCALRYCCAAADARLEQGSCTNDRGELEHPGITAQPVYVPFLIVGSIFIAFIILGSLVAIYCCTCLRPKEPSQQPIRFSLRSYQTETLPMILTSTSLRAPSRQSSTATSSSSTGGSIRRFSFARAEPGCLVPSPPPPYTTGHPIHLTQPSGFLVSPQYFAYPLQQEPPLPAKSCPDFSSS